Proteins encoded in a region of the Streptomyces sp. NBC_00258 genome:
- a CDS encoding carbohydrate ABC transporter permease produces MSHDTLPRPAKTEERPTPPPPQRRRKHWTKRGNPVSGLGSVIWLAIVIVPIYAMLSASLTSQDKALTGNPLNPPTSPTLDNYNTVLNSGFGHLLSNTAIVAVAVVAIVLGLSVPIAYVAVRTRNRWSGLAFRLFLLGVAIPAQAVVVPLYLLIAKLNLYDSLLAVILPTAAFAMPVSVLVLVGTLRDVSEELYEAMALDGASPQRMLFQLAVPLAKGGISTVVIFAALQAWNGFLFPLIFTQSDGPRVLTLGLFNYVSQFGVNIPALLASVVLSGIPIFAVYLVARRALIGGLMGVGGK; encoded by the coding sequence GTGTCACACGATACGTTGCCGCGTCCCGCGAAGACCGAGGAGCGTCCCACGCCACCGCCTCCACAACGCCGCCGCAAGCACTGGACGAAGCGCGGCAACCCCGTCTCGGGCCTCGGCTCGGTCATCTGGCTCGCGATCGTCATCGTCCCGATCTACGCGATGCTGTCGGCCTCGCTCACCAGCCAGGACAAGGCACTCACCGGCAACCCGCTGAACCCGCCCACGAGTCCGACGCTCGACAACTACAACACCGTGCTGAACAGCGGCTTCGGCCATCTGCTCAGCAACACCGCGATCGTGGCCGTCGCGGTCGTGGCCATCGTCCTCGGCCTGTCCGTCCCGATCGCGTACGTCGCCGTCCGCACCCGCAACCGCTGGTCGGGCCTGGCCTTCCGCCTGTTCCTCCTCGGCGTGGCGATCCCGGCCCAGGCGGTCGTGGTCCCCCTCTACCTCCTCATCGCCAAACTCAACCTGTACGACAGCCTGTTGGCGGTCATCCTGCCGACGGCGGCCTTCGCGATGCCGGTCTCGGTGCTGGTCCTCGTCGGCACTCTCCGGGACGTGTCCGAAGAGCTGTACGAGGCGATGGCCCTGGACGGAGCGTCCCCCCAGCGGATGCTGTTCCAGCTCGCCGTCCCACTGGCCAAGGGCGGCATCAGCACGGTCGTCATCTTCGCGGCGCTCCAGGCCTGGAACGGCTTCCTCTTCCCGCTGATCTTCACCCAGTCCGACGGCCCACGCGTCCTGACCCTCGGACTCTTCAACTACGTCAGCCAGTTCGGCGTGAACATCCCCGCCCTGCTCGCCTCGGTCGTCCTCTCCGGCATCCCCATCTTCGCCGTGTACCTGGTCGCCCGCCGCGCCCTGATCGGCGGCCTGATGGGTGTGGGCGGAAAGTGA
- a CDS encoding carbohydrate ABC transporter permease — protein sequence MPGVLFFAFFAVVPMILAFYLSFTSWDGLGDPQPVGLENWRKLINDDRMVQSLWLTVLLTAASWLFQTVIALLLGVWAAGRQRNRAILSAIFFVPFLLSSTAIALLFYALLDPNFGIIQENILGSSSGAFLAIVFVGGWQFIPFHTLIYQGGARQIPEVLYQAAAIDGAGRYRQFFSITLPQLRHTVTTSTVLLVVGSLTYFETVLILTKGGPGTDTAILPYLMYEAGFKSYDFGYASAIASFLVVAATGLSLILVRLTGFGSMRSTREGM from the coding sequence CTGCCCGGCGTCCTCTTCTTCGCGTTCTTCGCCGTGGTCCCGATGATCCTGGCCTTCTACCTCTCCTTCACCAGCTGGGACGGCCTGGGCGACCCGCAGCCCGTCGGCCTGGAGAACTGGCGGAAGCTGATCAACGACGACCGGATGGTCCAGTCCCTGTGGCTCACCGTCCTGCTGACGGCGGCGAGCTGGCTCTTCCAGACGGTGATCGCCCTGCTGCTCGGCGTCTGGGCGGCGGGCCGCCAGCGCAACCGGGCGATCCTCTCCGCGATCTTCTTCGTCCCGTTCCTGCTCTCCTCGACGGCGATCGCGCTGCTCTTCTACGCCCTGCTCGACCCGAACTTCGGCATCATCCAGGAGAACATCCTGGGCTCCTCCAGCGGCGCGTTCCTCGCGATCGTCTTCGTCGGCGGCTGGCAGTTCATCCCCTTCCACACCCTGATCTACCAGGGCGGGGCCCGTCAGATACCCGAGGTGCTGTACCAGGCGGCGGCGATCGACGGGGCGGGCCGCTACCGCCAGTTCTTCTCGATCACGCTTCCGCAGCTGCGCCACACCGTCACGACGTCCACCGTGCTGCTGGTCGTCGGCTCGCTCACGTACTTCGAGACCGTGCTGATCCTCACCAAGGGCGGCCCGGGCACCGACACGGCGATCCTGCCGTACCTGATGTACGAGGCGGGCTTCAAGAGCTACGACTTCGGCTACGCGAGCGCCATCGCGTCCTTCCTGGTGGTGGCCGCCACGGGGCTGTCCCTGATCCTCGTGCGGCTGACCGGCTTCGGCAGCATGCGCAGCACCCGCGAAGGGATGTGA
- a CDS encoding ABC transporter substrate-binding protein, with protein sequence MGESPGSLGGGTFSSRTFSRRWVLGAGATTLLTTGLTACGSGDGSGGGGSTITAFTYGDDAVKVQTAAVDRFNKSAAAKTAKGKVKLEKVPGTDYSAKLRTAMGSPSAPDVFFNWGGGSIKAYQEAKQLVDLTDTIEGDPVLKGGFLPAVLAAGGLGGRHYGIPMRGMQPVILFYNKSVFAEHKLQPPTTWAELQDINTKLKAAKITPFALGGADTWTELMWLEYLVDRIGGPEVFAKIQGGDASAWGDPAVLKAAETVKELIDDGAFGSKFSSVSYVNGGAPAVFAKGKAAMHLMGSWEYSTQLGKFPSFAKNNLGWCSFPTVEGGTGDIRNVVGNPTNYWSVNSRTQNKDAAIAFLKDCASETYAKALVANGDIPTTSNAAKLLEASPNPEFAKFQYEMVEKAPAFTLSWDQALGADIATPMLTEINKLFVGKSSPSQFVSALKELK encoded by the coding sequence ATGGGCGAGAGCCCCGGGAGCCTGGGCGGCGGAACGTTCAGCAGCAGGACGTTCAGCAGGCGCTGGGTCCTCGGCGCCGGTGCCACCACCCTGCTCACCACTGGTCTGACCGCCTGCGGCTCCGGTGACGGTTCCGGCGGGGGCGGCAGCACGATCACCGCATTCACGTACGGGGACGACGCCGTGAAGGTCCAGACGGCTGCCGTCGACCGTTTCAACAAGTCCGCCGCCGCCAAGACGGCCAAGGGCAAGGTGAAGCTGGAGAAGGTCCCGGGCACGGACTACTCGGCCAAACTGCGCACGGCGATGGGCTCCCCGAGCGCCCCGGACGTCTTCTTCAACTGGGGCGGCGGCTCCATCAAGGCGTACCAGGAGGCGAAGCAACTCGTCGACCTGACCGACACGATCGAGGGCGACCCGGTCCTGAAGGGCGGCTTCCTGCCCGCCGTGCTCGCGGCCGGCGGACTCGGCGGCCGCCACTACGGCATACCGATGCGCGGCATGCAGCCGGTCATCCTCTTCTACAACAAGTCCGTCTTCGCCGAGCACAAGCTCCAACCGCCCACCACCTGGGCCGAGTTGCAGGACATCAACACCAAGCTGAAGGCGGCGAAGATCACTCCGTTCGCCCTCGGCGGCGCGGACACCTGGACCGAGCTGATGTGGCTGGAGTACCTCGTCGACCGCATCGGCGGACCGGAGGTCTTCGCGAAGATCCAGGGCGGCGACGCGTCCGCATGGGGCGACCCTGCCGTCCTCAAGGCCGCCGAGACCGTCAAGGAACTCATCGACGACGGCGCGTTCGGCTCGAAGTTCAGCTCGGTGTCGTACGTCAACGGCGGCGCCCCGGCCGTGTTCGCCAAGGGCAAGGCGGCGATGCACCTGATGGGCTCGTGGGAGTACTCGACGCAGCTCGGCAAGTTCCCGTCCTTCGCGAAGAACAACCTGGGCTGGTGTTCGTTCCCCACGGTCGAGGGCGGCACGGGCGACATCCGCAACGTCGTCGGCAACCCCACCAACTACTGGTCCGTCAACAGCCGTACGCAGAACAAGGACGCCGCGATCGCCTTCCTGAAGGACTGCGCCTCGGAGACGTACGCGAAGGCGCTGGTGGCCAACGGCGACATCCCGACGACCTCCAACGCGGCCAAGCTGCTGGAGGCCTCGCCCAACCCGGAGTTCGCCAAGTTCCAGTACGAGATGGTCGAGAAGGCGCCCGCCTTCACGCTCTCCTGGGACCAGGCGCTGGGCGCGGACATCGCGACCCCGATGCTCACCGAGATCAACAAGCTGTTCGTCGGGAAGTCCTCGCCGAGCCAGTTCGTGTCGGCGCTCAAGGAGCTGAAGTGA
- a CDS encoding LacI family DNA-binding transcriptional regulator translates to MTRPNPAVAQSATLAEIAREAGVSAPTVSKVLNGRADVAPSTRTRVEELLRNHGYRRRRAEASRSPLIDLVFHELESAWAMEVIRGVENVARDEGLSVVLSESAGRLTPGRTWADQVAARRPHGVVLVLNGLDESQRALLTSRSIPFVVVDPAGDPGDDVPSVGATNWQGGLAATRHLADLGHRRIGVISGPSRMMCSRARLDGYRAALDTAGLPVDPTLVRTGDFHHESGYREGLELLKLPDRPTAVFAGNDLQALGLYEAARELGLRVPEDLSIVGFDDLPVARWVGPPLTTVRQPLTEMAEAAARLVLDLGRGERPSAATRVELATSLVVRSSTAAPAGEGRAAYFGAQ, encoded by the coding sequence ATGACTCGCCCGAATCCCGCTGTAGCCCAGTCGGCGACACTCGCCGAGATCGCCCGCGAGGCGGGAGTCTCCGCTCCGACTGTTTCGAAGGTGCTCAACGGCCGTGCCGATGTGGCCCCCTCGACCCGAACCCGGGTCGAGGAACTGCTGCGCAACCACGGCTATCGGCGCCGCCGGGCCGAGGCGTCCCGGTCACCGCTGATCGACCTCGTCTTCCACGAACTGGAGAGCGCGTGGGCGATGGAGGTCATCCGGGGCGTGGAGAACGTGGCGCGGGACGAGGGGCTGAGCGTGGTCCTCTCCGAGAGCGCGGGCCGACTCACGCCCGGGCGCACCTGGGCCGACCAGGTCGCCGCGCGCCGCCCGCACGGCGTGGTCCTCGTCCTGAACGGGCTGGACGAGTCCCAGCGGGCGTTGCTCACCAGCCGCTCGATCCCGTTCGTGGTGGTCGACCCGGCGGGCGACCCGGGCGACGACGTGCCGTCCGTGGGCGCCACCAACTGGCAGGGCGGCCTCGCGGCCACCCGGCACCTCGCCGACCTCGGCCACCGGCGCATCGGCGTGATCAGCGGACCCTCGCGGATGATGTGCAGCCGGGCCCGGCTCGACGGCTACCGCGCGGCGCTCGACACGGCCGGGCTGCCGGTCGACCCCACGCTCGTCCGCACCGGCGACTTCCACCACGAGAGCGGCTACCGGGAGGGTCTTGAGCTGCTGAAGCTCCCCGACCGTCCGACGGCCGTCTTCGCGGGCAACGACCTCCAGGCACTCGGTCTGTACGAGGCCGCCCGCGAGCTGGGTCTGCGCGTGCCGGAGGACCTCAGCATCGTCGGTTTCGACGATCTGCCGGTGGCCCGCTGGGTCGGCCCGCCGCTGACCACCGTCCGTCAGCCGCTCACGGAGATGGCCGAGGCCGCGGCCCGGCTCGTCCTCGACCTGGGCCGTGGCGAGCGCCCGTCGGCGGCGACCCGGGTGGAACTGGCCACGAGCCTGGTGGTGCGCAGCAGCACGGCGGCGCCGGCAGGGGAGGGGCGGGCTGCGTACTTCGGGGCGCAGTGA
- a CDS encoding LCP family protein, producing the protein MSGEDEHGGAATAGAGRQRSRRARLFRAAGIALGCVLVVSLAGAAWAYWHLNQNIKSVDIDSALGDDRPARAMTTPSPYGAASPSPLPSGALNILVLGSDSRDGKRNKELGGGSSGGARSDTAMVIHLDEGRTKATVVSIPRDTLVTRPSCPRESGGSTSVSYGAMFNSAYSVGGPVCAVKTVESMTNVRMDHYIEIDFAGFADLVDALDGVTVTTDEDISDPDSHLELEAGTHHLDGAKALALARTRHGIGDESDLGRIGLQQQLVKALLDQVDSTNLLTNPTRLYRVADALTDSLTTDTGLNSLTELMSLGQSLKSLSSATTETVMMPVVPAPSDPNRVVANEPEASELWESLR; encoded by the coding sequence GTGAGCGGAGAAGACGAACACGGGGGCGCCGCGACAGCGGGCGCGGGGCGGCAACGATCCAGACGGGCACGGCTGTTCAGGGCCGCGGGGATCGCGCTCGGGTGCGTCCTGGTCGTCTCGCTGGCCGGTGCGGCATGGGCGTACTGGCATCTGAACCAGAACATCAAGAGCGTCGACATCGACAGCGCGCTGGGCGACGACCGCCCGGCGAGGGCGATGACGACGCCGAGCCCCTATGGCGCGGCCTCCCCCTCCCCGCTCCCGAGCGGCGCGCTCAACATCCTGGTCCTCGGCTCCGACTCGCGAGACGGCAAGCGGAACAAGGAACTTGGCGGCGGCAGCAGCGGCGGAGCCCGTTCCGACACCGCGATGGTCATCCACCTCGACGAGGGCCGGACGAAGGCGACCGTCGTGAGCATCCCGCGCGACACGCTCGTCACGCGCCCCTCCTGCCCGCGGGAGTCCGGCGGTTCGACATCGGTGTCGTACGGCGCGATGTTCAACTCCGCGTACTCGGTCGGCGGGCCCGTCTGCGCCGTCAAGACCGTGGAGTCCATGACGAACGTCCGCATGGACCACTACATCGAGATCGACTTCGCGGGCTTCGCCGACCTGGTGGACGCGCTGGACGGGGTCACGGTGACGACGGACGAGGACATCTCCGACCCGGACAGCCACCTCGAACTGGAGGCGGGCACCCACCACCTCGACGGCGCGAAGGCCCTGGCCCTCGCGCGCACCCGGCACGGCATAGGCGACGAGAGCGACCTCGGCCGCATAGGTCTCCAGCAGCAACTGGTGAAGGCCCTCCTCGACCAGGTCGACTCCACGAACCTCCTCACCAACCCCACCCGCCTCTACCGGGTCGCCGACGCCCTCACCGACAGCCTCACCACGGACACCGGCCTCAACTCCCTCACCGAACTGATGAGCCTCGGCCAGAGCCTGAAGTCCCTCTCCTCCGCAACAACGGAGACGGTGATGATGCCGGTGGTCCCCGCCCCGTCCGACCCCAACCGGGTGGTTGCGAACGAGCCGGAGGCGAGCGAGCTGTGGGAGTCGTTGCGGTGA